The Prevotella herbatica genome contains the following window.
ACACAGGCTGGTGACGTTTCTGCATACATTCCTACAAATGTTATTTCCATTACTGATGGCCAGATATATTTGGAAACAAATCTGTTTAACCAAGGTTTCCGTCCAGCTATTAATGTTGGTATCTCTGTATCTCGTGTAGGTGGTTCTGCACAGATTAAGAGTATGAAGAAGGTTGCCGGTACACTTAAGATTGACCAAGCTCAATATAGGGAACTAGAGGCTTTCTCTAAATTCTCAAGTGATATGGATGCCGTTACAGCAATGACTTTGGATCGTGGACGTAAGAACAATCAACTTCTTATCCAACCACAGTATAGCCCAATGTCAGTAGGTGAGCAGGTTGCTATCCTTTATTGTGGAGTACATGGTTTGATGCATGATGTTCCTGTTGAGCAGGTTCGTGAATGTCAGAATCAGTTCTTGGATGCAATGCGTTCTTCTCATAACGATATACTTGATACCTTGGCTGACGGACAGTTGAGTGATGAGGTCATAAAGGTTATTGAGGACACAATGGCTAATGTTGTTGGACAATATAAAGGTTGATAGTTTTAACAATTAAGATTAATAGTTAGCAATGCCGTCATTAAAAGAGATAAAAACACGTATCGAATCTGTTAATAGCACTCGTAAAATTACAAGTGCTATGAAGATGGTGGCTTCTAGTAAACTTCATCATGCCCAGACTGCCATTCAGAGTATGCTGCCTTATGAGAATTTACTTGAGCATATCCTCAAGTCTTTCTTGTTGACAGTGCCTGAAGCGTGGAATGAGCTAAAGTCTGAGCGTCAGGTAAAAAAGGTTGCGCTTGTTGTTTATACCAGCAATAGTTCTTTGTGTGGTGGATTCAACAATAACATAATAAAGATGCTCGGCTTGGCTATAGATGATTATAAAGCTCGTGGCATTGATGACATCATTGTTTACCCGATCGGTAGAAAGGTTGAAGAATATGTCGTTAAGCAAGGGCTAACTAAAGCTGGGAGTTATCTTGAACTTGTAGATAAACCAAATTCAGCAGGATGTGCGGCTATCGCAAAGGAACTGCGTGATAAGTTTATTGCTCATGAAATAGATAAGGTTGAAATTATCTATCATCATTTCAAAAGTGCAGGTTCGCAGATTCTTACGCGTAAGACTTATTTGCCTATCGACTTGTCTACAGAGTCTATCGGTAATGAAAACGATCGTGATTTGAGTGGTAACACAACTACCGCTAAGGCGCAGGAATATCTAAAGAAGCGTAAACTAGAGGAAGAAAGAGAGAAGGCTGAGGCAAAACCTCTTAATGATAATTTCATTGTCGAGCCTGATCTTAATGCTGTTTTGGGTATTTTGATACCAAAACAACTTAATCTTCAGCTATATACAGCGTTATTAGATAGTAATGCCAGTGAACATGCTGCTCGTATGGTAGCAATGCAGACAGCCACAGATAATGCTAATGATTTATTGCGTGGATTGAATTTGCAGTATAATAAGAGTCGTCAGCAGGCAATTACTAATGAGTTGCTTGATATTGTAGGAGGAAGTTCCAACAGATAACGATTTCTTCAAATAAATATGAAAAAGGAATATTGCATTATAGCAGTATTCCTTTTTTGTTTATCACATATATGTAATTTTATAGGCATATCTCTCTGCATTTATATTTTATATTAGCTAGGTTATGTTCTAATAGCTTTAAAATAAAGTCTTTAGCAGCAATTATCTTTAAATTATAGCTATGCCAAGCTATATTGATTTGCGGCGTTATTACGATGAGATGTATAAATTAGCTTGAAATTCATGTTGTTTTATAACGACATAATGCAAACGTTTGATCGACATAATGCAAACTTTATATCGTAGAAACGCAAACGTTTGATCGACATAATGCAAACTTTGTATCGTAGAAACGTAAACTTTTGATCGATGAAACGTAAACTTTGCATCGTAGAAACGCATTTCAGAATTGAAAACACGAATTATATGGCTTAAAATGTTGGCCTGTAAACATACAAAACTTACTATTTATTACTAGGATATTATTATTTATTACGCATCTATATAACTTTAAAATCAACAATTCCCTACATAGGTTTTTAAAAAATATAAGCGTCTAAGTGACTTTTTGCTGATTATCAGCAAGTTATAATTCTTTCTATACATTTATTGTGTCGAAGTAACGTCATATATAATAAATCAGCTATAAAATATACTATCATTTGCATTATATCGTAGAAACGCAGGTTTTAACGACACTTGCACATAACCATTCATTATCACAAAAAGTTTCTAATTGATTGATGGTCAGTGCGTAGACACATAGACACTAAAAAGACGAAAGATCTGTAGTGCATGTGCGTGCGTACATTATGGATAATAGAATATATATTTTGTGTTTGCGTATCTTCTAGTTATAAAATCATCTCTAGTTTCGCTTTCAAATATCCACTATTACGTAGACACGCATTTCCATGATGTAGTTTAAACATAGCTTAAACTATCTTTTGTATTCTCTTATCACCTTTGTTTAAAGGCAAAGAGAATGAAGACATAGTTGCGTAGCTAAAAAACAGTAAAAGCAAGTAACCTAATTCAATAACTTCAAATGGATTTATTTAGAGATACTTTTTCCTGCTTGTTCCCATTCCATGATTCCTCCACGTAGGTTTATTACTTTAAACTTAGCCTTTTGAAGTATACCAGCACCAATCAAACTACGCTTACCAGAACGACAATATATAGCAACAGGTTTATCTTTACTTAGTTTCTCTTCTGCTAATTGTTTAAAGTTACCTTTTTTCACATCAATGTTTGTTGCTCCAGGTATTCTTCCACTGGCATATTCTTCGGCAGTACGAGCATCAACAAGTTGCACTTTAGAAGATTTTACTAGTCCTTCAAACTTATTTGCATCAACTGTTACAATTTTATTTGTATTACAACTGGCTAGAGACAAAACAGTTCCTAATACAGCTAACATTACTTTCTTCATTTCTTTACATTTAATATTTTGCCGGTAAAGTTAGGGAATAATATTGAAGTATCAAAAGTTAATTTACATAATTTAATGATCATCATAATGTAAATATCGTTTTTATTTCATATTTTTACAGTTGCAATTATTGAATTTAAAACGTAAACATTATGAAGTATATTACAGAAAATAATCGTATATATGTAGATGGCAGTGACGATAAGGTCATTGCTGAAATCACATTTAAAACAAATGATGGTGTAACAACAATTGACCATACATTTGTTGATAATTCTCTTCGGCGCCAAGGGGTAGCTCCAGAACTTGTACAAATGGCGGTAAATAAAATCATTGCTGATGGTAATAAGATTGCTGCAACTTGTCCGTATGCGCTTAAATGGTTAAAACAACATCCTGAGTATAAAATTGTAGATACTGATGATACAATTTCATAAGAGACAGACTACATACATAAGGGTGGATATTATATAAATTAAATCCTATAATTTGTACAGAATCTACTTGAGGTTCAGTATGATTATGTTTCTTTTCTAAAGGAGAAGGAATAGATGATTTTGTGCCTAATACTGATAATCTAGCGTTTGTAAATACAGATAAAAAGAAACCATAGAAAATAATTCTGAATTATAACAGAAGAGTATATGATGAATAAATTAAGATGTTCTATTGTATATATTAACTCAACAATAATCATTTTATGCAAACGTTTACGTTTAAGAGTTGTTAACTAAAAGCCCGTTTTGGGTAATAATAATGTCGAATTTTTTGCATATTGGAAAAATCATACTATCTTTGCAATTGCCAACTGGAGATTACAATCTAGTATAATAAAAAACAACATGAGCAATAGAATCGAACATTTAGGAGTGATAGATGCTATAGAGGGGAATTGCCTCCATGTCGCAATATCACAATCATCAGCATGTGCGGAGTGCAAAGTTGCCGGACACTGTAACGCATCAGAATCAAAAGATAAAATAATAGATATTATTACAGATAAAGCCAACGAATATAGCATTGGAGAAAGTGTCAAGGTTTCAACTACAAATGGAGTCGGGATGATGGCAACTATATATGCTTATGTGTTGCCGTTGGTGATTATGATGGCCGTTTTGTTCATTGTTAAGGCGATAACTGAAAGTGATGGTTGGGCTGCTATGTCAGCTTTGTTTTCATTAATACCATATTATTTTTGCGTATATATATTGAGAAATAAGATAAGCAATCAGGTGTATTTTGAAATAGAAAAAATGAATAACTAAAACAAATACAAACAAATTATGAATTTTATTTTAACTTCGGTAATCGCTCTTGGGGCAATAGCACTAATATCCTCTGTGGTGCTATATCTTGTGTCCAAGAAGTTTGCCGTTAATGAAGATCCGCGTATTGGCACGGTCTCAGAGTTGCTGCCCGGTGCTAATTGCGGTGGCTGTGGCTTTGCTGGATGTTCCGGTATGGCTTGCGCTCTGGTGGCAGGTGCCGACAAAGGTTCCATAGAAGGACTTCGTTGCCCTGTTGGTGGAGACGAAGTGATGGAAAAGATCGCCGATACATTGGGTATGGCAGCTTCATCATCAGAACCTTTAGTGGCTGTTGTACGTTGTAATGGAACTTGTGATAATCGCCCTCGCATAGCTGAGTATGATGGTTTGCATACATGTGCAGCTGTAAATTCAACAAGTGCCGGTGAAACAGAGTGTGGTTATGGATGCCTTGGTTGTGGAGATTGCGTAAGCGTATGTCAATTTGATGCAATTCGCATGAATCCAGAAACAAGTCTTCCAGAAGTGGATGAAGAAAAGTGTACAAGTTGTGGCGCATGCGTAAAAGCATGTCCTCGCACCATAATAGAACTTCGCAAAAAGGGACCTAAAGATCATCGCGTTTACGTGCAATGCGTGAATAAAGACAAGGGAGCTGTCGCAAAAAAGTCTTGTAGCGTTGCTTGTATAGGTTGTGGTAAATGTGAAAAGGTTTGCCAGTTTGACGCTATAACAATAGAAAATAATCTCAGTTATATTGATTTCAACAAGTGTAGCGTGTGTACAAAGTGTGTTGATGAATGCCCTACTGGGGCTATCGTAAAGACAAACTTTACAATAGAGAAAAAAGCGGAGGTTGAAGCATGAAATTACATACATTCAAGATAGGTGGTATACACCCTGAGGAAAACAAGATAACAGCTGAGGTTAAGACAAGGAATGCCGCATTGCCTAAAGTTGCAATATTCCCATTGGGACAACATATTGGCGCTCCTGCAAAGCCAGTTGTTAAACGTGGCGATGTCGTAAAGGTCGGTACGTTGATAGCAGAAGCCGGTGGTTTCGTTAGTGCTCCGATATACAGTTCTGTTTCAGGAACTGTTGCGAAGATTGATACACGTATTGATGCTACAGGATATCGTAAGCCTGTGATTATAATCAATGTTGAAGGAGATGAATGGGAAGATAGCATTGACAGAAGTGAAAAACTTGAAAGTCTTGCTGAGCATCCAGAACTTACTCCAGAAAATATTTCAGATATAATAAAGAAATCTGGCATTACCGGTATGGGTGGCGCTGGTTTCCCAACTTTTATTAAGTTATGTCCTCCGCCAACAGCAAAGGCTGAATGTGTGATAATTAACGGAGTGGAGTGTGAACCATATATTACGTCAGACTATCGATTAATGATGGAGCATGCTGAGGAAGTAATAGTAGGTTTGCAACTGCTAATGAAAGCAGCTAAGGTAGAGCGTGGATATATAGGTATTGAGGAAAACAAACCAGAGGCTATCAAGTTGTTAACGCAGCTCACGGCTGATGATTCACGTATAGAAATAGTGGCACTTGCACAGAAATATCCACAAGGTGGTGAAAAGCAGCTTGTGGATGCCGTCATAAATCGTCAGGTTCCAGCACCTCCTGCAATTCCAGTGAATGTTGGAGCGATAGTTCAGAATGTGGGTACTGCCTATGCTGTATATCAGATGGTTATGAAGCATAAGCCTTTGTTTGAAAGATATACTACTGTAACAGGAAAAAAACTAAAGAATCCAGGTAACTACCTTGTAAGAATGGGAACAACCTTTGCTGAACTTATACATGCATGTGGTGGAATGCCCGAAGGCGATAATAAAGTATTAGCAGGTGGTCCTATGATGGGTAAATCAGTTATGTCTTTGGATGTACCTGTTACGAAAGGCACAAACTCAATAACAATCCTTAGTGGTGACGAAGCCCACCGAAAGTCTGTTCAGCCATGTATACGTTGTGGAAAATGCGTTGATGTATGTCCTATGGGATTGGAACCATATCTTTTGGCTACGCTTTCCGCAAACAAGTTGTATGAGCGTCTTGAAAAAGAGGACGTTACATCTTGTATGTCATGTGGCTCATGCCAGTTTACTTGTCCTTCTCATCGCCCTATACTTGATAATATCCTTCAAGGTAAGGGTGTTGTAATGGGAATGATTAAGGCTAGGAATGTTAAGAAGTAGTATTTTAAAAAGAATTATCAAAAATGGGAAAATTAATTGTATCTCTTTCACCGCATGCCCATGGAACAGACAGTGTCGAGAAAAATATGTTTGGAGTTGTCATTGCACTTATTCCGGCAATACTCGTCTCTTTCTTTTATTTCGGACTTGGTTCAGTTGTTGTATTGCTTAGTAGTGTTGCTTTCTGTATGTTCTTTGAGTGGGCAATTACAAAATATATGTTGAAACGCGAACCTACATTAACAGATGGTTCGGCTATAGTTACTGGTTTACTTCTAGGCATGAATCTGCCTAGTAACCTTCCTGTATGGATCATAATTATAGGTGCGCTTGTTGCAATAGGCGTAGGAAAAATGACTTTCGGAGGACTTGGAAACAATCCATTCAATCCAGCACTAGTAGGACGTTGCGTATTGCTTGTAAGCTTTCCTGCCCAGATGACGTCATGGCCAATGGCAGGACAGTTGACTAGTTATCTTGATGCCCAGACTGGAGCCACTCCGCTTGCAATAATGAAGCAAGCGATAAAGAGTGGTGATGTGTCCATATTGGATAAGTTGCCATCTGCCACACAACTGCTTTTAGGTTCAAATCCAACATTGGGACTTGGCACTATTGGTGAGGTTTGCGCGTTGGCTCTTTTACTTGGTTTAGCTTTCCTGTTGTGGAAGAAGATCATAACATGGCATATTCCTGTATCAATAATTGCAACGGTATTGGTCTTCAGCGGTTTGCTTCATTTGGTAAATCCTATTTATGCCAATCCTTTGAGTGAAATTCTTAGTGGAGGATTGATGCTAGGCGCAATCTTCATGGCTACGGATTATGTGACATCACCAATGACTCATAAAGGACAGTTGATATATGGTATAGCAATTGGATTTCTTACCGTAGTAATACGTAACTGGGGAAGTTATCCCGAAGGAATGAGTTTTGCTATACTTATAATGAACGCTTTCACGCCGATAATCAACTTATCAACAAAGCCAAAGCGCTTTGGTGAAGTTATGAAGAAGTAAATAAATAAATGTATTTAAAGTAAAAACATACGAAGATGGAAAAATTAAAATCATCTTTACCAAATATGGTTGGCGTTCTTGTTGGCTTCTCTATTATAATAGGAGGTTTACTTGCTTATGTCAATCACATCACGGAAGGACCGATAAAGCAAAAGCAAGAAAAAACTCTTGCGGCAGGAATAAAAACCGTTATGCAGAACAATAATGTGCAAGTTGCTGATCCTGAAACTTTAAACGAGACAATAGATGGCAAGGTTGCCACTTTTATCATTCATCCATGTAAAGACAATGCTGGAAAGAATATAGGCTCAGCTATTGAAAGCACAACTAACGGATTTGGTGGTGACCTACAAGTTCTTGTAGGTTTTGATAATGACGGAAAGATTCTTGGCTATACAATCCTAAAGAGTTCAGAGACACCTGGACTGGGAGCAAAGGCTGGAGTATGGTTTCAGAAGGATGGTAAGGGCAATGTCATCGGTATGAGTCCTAAAGATAAACCGTTGGTAGTAAGCAAGGATGGAGGAGATGTTGACGCCATTACTGCTTCAACAATAACTAGCCGTGCTTTTTTAAAAGCCATTAATCAGGCTTATGCTGCTTATGCAAAGAAAAAATGATGTGTATTTAAAAATTAGAAAGAATGAGCAATTTTAAAATATTACTGAATGGACTGATCAAGGAAAATCCTACATTTGTATTGTTCCTTGGTATGTGTCCTACATTGGCGACAACAACCAGTGCTATAAATGGACTTTCCATGGGATTGGCAACAATGGCTGTGCTGGTATGTACAAACTTTGTGATATCTTGTATAAAGAAGGTCACTCCAGATATGGTTAGAATTCCTGTGTTTATTGTCGTTATAGCAGCTTTCGTAACTATTCTTCAGATGTTTATGAGCGCCTATGCACCAGATTCTATAAACAAGGCTTTAGGTATCTATATACCACTTATCGTAGTAAACTGTATCATCCTTGGGCGAGCAGAAAGTTTTGCCTGCAAAAATAGTCCAATAGCAAGTGTTTTTGATGGTTTAGGTATCGGCTTGGGATTCACTTTTGGTCTTACATTGCTTGGTTGCGTAAGGGAATTCCTTGGAGCAGGAAGTCTTTTCGGAGTAGTGGTGATGCCTGAGACGACAAACATACTCTTGTTTGTGCTTCCTCCAGGAGCATTCCTTACATTAGGTTATCTTGTTGCTATTTTCAATAAATTGAAGAGTGAGTAAATGAATAATAAACACATATAATAATAAAATATATGGAATACTTATTGATCTTTATATCAGCGATATTCGTTAATAATATCGTGCTGTCCCAATTCTTGGGAATATGCCCTTTTCTGGGAGTCTCAAAAAAGATAGATACAGCAATTGGCATGGGCGGTGCATTGGCTTTCGTGCTTACTCTTGCTACAATAATAACATGGCTAGTCCAGAAATATGTTCTTGATGTATTAGGACTAGCTTATTTGCAGACTTTGTCATTTATTCTTATCATAGCCGCACTTGTGCAGATGGTGGAAATAATTTTGAAAAAGGTATCTCCAGCTTTGTATCAGGCTTTGGGAATTTTCTTACCGCTTATCACAACAAACTGCTGCGTACTTGGTGTTGCAATTCTTGTAATTCAAAAGGATTATAATCTAGTTGAGAGTATAGTCTATGCTTTCTCAACAGCTTTGGGATTCGCATTAGCTTTGGTCTTGTTTGCAGGAATACGTGAACAACAGGAACTGGTGAAAATACCAAAAGGTATGCAGGGAATGAGTATTGTCTTAATAACAGCTTCGTTATTGGCCCTTTCTTTTATGGGATTCAGCGGATTGGAAAGTGGACTTCGTACATTGTTTGGATTGGCATAAAGTCAATAAAACAAAAAAATATTTCAAAGGTATATAATTTTAAATAAATTGTGTACCTTTGTGCGGTTTAAACATTTTAAAATCTTATGAAACAAACAATACTTGTTACAGGTGGTACAGGCTTCATTGGCTCTCACACCACTGTGGAATTGATTGAAGCAGGCTATAAAGTAGTTATTGTCGACAATCTGAGTAATTCAAAGGTAGAGGTTCTTGACGGTATCGAAAAAATTACTGGTGTGCGTCCAGCATTTGAAAATGTAGATCTTCGCGATAAAGCAGCAGCAGAAAACGTATTCAAAAAATATCCTGATATTGAGGGTATTATTCATTTTGCAGCTTCAAAGGCAGTGGGCGAGAGTGTAAAGATACCTCTTGTTTATTATCGTAACAACATAGTTTCACTCGTTAATCTTTTGGAACTTATGCCAGAGTATAATGTAAAGGGAATTATTTTCTCTTCAAGTTGTACTGTATATGGTCAGCCAAAACCAGAGAACCTTCCTGTAACCGAAGACGCACCTCATCAGAAGGCTACATCTCCTTATGGTAACACAAAGGAAATCAACGAGCAGATAATTTATGACTACATACATAGTGGAGCAAATATAAAGAGTATTGTACTGAGATATTTCAATCCAATTGGAGCTCATCCTAGTGCTTTAATCGGTGAATTGCCAAACGGTGTTCCTGCTAACCTTATTCCTTATGTAACACAGACCGCTATCGGAATTCGTAAGGAACTTACAATCTTTGGTAATGACTATGATACAGAAGACGGAACATGCATCCGTGATTATATTTACGTAGTAGATTTAGCAAAGGCACACGTAGCAGCAATGAGCCGCGTTCTTGATAAAGAAACAGATAAAATTGAATATTTCAATATAGGTACAGGTCGTGGAAATTCAACAAAGGAACTTGTTGATACATTCGAGAAAGCAACCGGTGTAAAGGTTAATTGGAAGTTTGGACCACGTCGTGAGGGAGATATTGAAAAGATATGGGGTGATTGCAGTAAAGCCAACAATGTTTTAGGTTGGAAAGCAGAAGCCTCACTCGAAGAAGTTATGGCCAGTGCATGGAAATGGCAGTTGAAACTTCGTGAAGATGGAATAATGTAATTTTATGAATTATAGATTCTGTTATCGGTAAGTCGAACAGAAATTTTGTGTTTGTGTTGTTTAAGTCCACGATGCGATATCGTGGACTTTTTTTTTGTTAAATATGATTAAAGTTTAGCGTTATCAGTTTTTCAGTTCAGTCTATTCCAACAATTCTTGTTACCTTTGCAGGCGCTGTCACGAGATGGCAGCATTAATTCAAACCTAATTAAATATTAAATTAAAATGGCAACAAAAATCAGATTGCAGCGTGGCGGTCGTAAAGGCTATGCTTTTTATGGTATCGTAATCGCTGATGTTAGAGCACCACGTGATGGTAAATTTACTGAGAAGATTGGTACATTCAATCCAAACACCAATCCAGCTACTGTAGATTTGAATTTCGAACGCGCCCTTTACTGGGTAGAGAGTGGCGCACAGCCAACAGACACAGTTCGTAACATTCTTAAAAGCGAAGGCGTTTACATGATGAAGCATCTTCGTGGTGGTGTTAAGAAGGGTGCATTTGACGAGGCTGCTGCTCAGAAGAAGTTTGACGCTTGGAAAGAAAACAAGTTGAAGGGCTTTGAAGCTATCAGTGAAAAGGATGCAAAGGCTAAACAGGATGCTCTCGCAGCAGCTCTTGAGGCAGAGAAGAAGGTTAATGAAGCTATCGCTAAGAAGGTGGCTGACAAGAAAGCTGCAAATGCTACTGCTGAGGCAGAGGCTACTGCAACAGAAGAGACAACAGAGGCTCCTGCAGAGGAGGCTACTGAAGCTCCAGCTGAGGCTTAATCTTCTTAGATTAAAATCTATAATAAGGATGATTTCTGTTGAAGTCATCCTTATTTTTTTGAATTTTATCAATTTTTCTTGATGTTAATATGTAAGCGATATTAACATTGTTATGTAAATTTATTAACGTTGTAACGAAATTTAGGAAGTTACCATCATAAACTGCTATAACATTAAATGTTGTTCATTTTATCGGATATTTGGGTGCTTGCGATTGAAAGTTTCTTAAAATATACGTTTTTGGAAACTTTTTTAATATTATTTAGTTGCTGATGTTAGTTACTCTAAGCGATTTATTGTAATTTTGTGGTCACTAATTTATAATCGGTTAAATACAAATAATTATGGCTGAGACGATTGATATTCGTGAACTAAATATTATGATTGAGCAGCAGAGCGGTTTTATAACTAATCTTGTTGCTGGTATGGATAAGGTTATCGTGGGTCAGAAACATCTTGTTGACTCACTTCTTATCTCACTTCTTAGTGATGGACATATTTTGTTGGAAGGTGTTCCTGGTTTGGCAAAGACTCTTGC
Protein-coding sequences here:
- a CDS encoding GNAT family N-acetyltransferase; translation: MKYITENNRIYVDGSDDKVIAEITFKTNDGVTTIDHTFVDNSLRRQGVAPELVQMAVNKIIADGNKIAATCPYALKWLKQHPEYKIVDTDDTIS
- the galE gene encoding UDP-glucose 4-epimerase GalE; protein product: MKQTILVTGGTGFIGSHTTVELIEAGYKVVIVDNLSNSKVEVLDGIEKITGVRPAFENVDLRDKAAAENVFKKYPDIEGIIHFAASKAVGESVKIPLVYYRNNIVSLVNLLELMPEYNVKGIIFSSSCTVYGQPKPENLPVTEDAPHQKATSPYGNTKEINEQIIYDYIHSGANIKSIVLRYFNPIGAHPSALIGELPNGVPANLIPYVTQTAIGIRKELTIFGNDYDTEDGTCIRDYIYVVDLAKAHVAAMSRVLDKETDKIEYFNIGTGRGNSTKELVDTFEKATGVKVNWKFGPRREGDIEKIWGDCSKANNVLGWKAEASLEEVMASAWKWQLKLREDGIM
- a CDS encoding RnfABCDGE type electron transport complex subunit D, which translates into the protein MGKLIVSLSPHAHGTDSVEKNMFGVVIALIPAILVSFFYFGLGSVVVLLSSVAFCMFFEWAITKYMLKREPTLTDGSAIVTGLLLGMNLPSNLPVWIIIIGALVAIGVGKMTFGGLGNNPFNPALVGRCVLLVSFPAQMTSWPMAGQLTSYLDAQTGATPLAIMKQAIKSGDVSILDKLPSATQLLLGSNPTLGLGTIGEVCALALLLGLAFLLWKKIITWHIPVSIIATVLVFSGLLHLVNPIYANPLSEILSGGLMLGAIFMATDYVTSPMTHKGQLIYGIAIGFLTVVIRNWGSYPEGMSFAILIMNAFTPIINLSTKPKRFGEVMKK
- a CDS encoding SoxR reducing system RseC family protein, which gives rise to MSNRIEHLGVIDAIEGNCLHVAISQSSACAECKVAGHCNASESKDKIIDIITDKANEYSIGESVKVSTTNGVGMMATIYAYVLPLVIMMAVLFIVKAITESDGWAAMSALFSLIPYYFCVYILRNKISNQVYFEIEKMNN
- the rsxA gene encoding electron transport complex subunit RsxA; amino-acid sequence: MEYLLIFISAIFVNNIVLSQFLGICPFLGVSKKIDTAIGMGGALAFVLTLATIITWLVQKYVLDVLGLAYLQTLSFILIIAALVQMVEIILKKVSPALYQALGIFLPLITTNCCVLGVAILVIQKDYNLVESIVYAFSTALGFALALVLFAGIREQQELVKIPKGMQGMSIVLITASLLALSFMGFSGLESGLRTLFGLA
- a CDS encoding rhodanese-like domain-containing protein, whose protein sequence is MKKVMLAVLGTVLSLASCNTNKIVTVDANKFEGLVKSSKVQLVDARTAEEYASGRIPGATNIDVKKGNFKQLAEEKLSKDKPVAIYCRSGKRSLIGAGILQKAKFKVINLRGGIMEWEQAGKSISK
- a CDS encoding F0F1 ATP synthase subunit gamma; this encodes MPSLKEIKTRIESVNSTRKITSAMKMVASSKLHHAQTAIQSMLPYENLLEHILKSFLLTVPEAWNELKSERQVKKVALVVYTSNSSLCGGFNNNIIKMLGLAIDDYKARGIDDIIVYPIGRKVEEYVVKQGLTKAGSYLELVDKPNSAGCAAIAKELRDKFIAHEIDKVEIIYHHFKSAGSQILTRKTYLPIDLSTESIGNENDRDLSGNTTTAKAQEYLKKRKLEEEREKAEAKPLNDNFIVEPDLNAVLGILIPKQLNLQLYTALLDSNASEHAARMVAMQTATDNANDLLRGLNLQYNKSRQQAITNELLDIVGGSSNR
- the rsxE gene encoding electron transport complex subunit RsxE, giving the protein MSNFKILLNGLIKENPTFVLFLGMCPTLATTTSAINGLSMGLATMAVLVCTNFVISCIKKVTPDMVRIPVFIVVIAAFVTILQMFMSAYAPDSINKALGIYIPLIVVNCIILGRAESFACKNSPIASVFDGLGIGLGFTFGLTLLGCVREFLGAGSLFGVVVMPETTNILLFVLPPGAFLTLGYLVAIFNKLKSE
- a CDS encoding RnfABCDGE type electron transport complex subunit G, giving the protein MEKLKSSLPNMVGVLVGFSIIIGGLLAYVNHITEGPIKQKQEKTLAAGIKTVMQNNNVQVADPETLNETIDGKVATFIIHPCKDNAGKNIGSAIESTTNGFGGDLQVLVGFDNDGKILGYTILKSSETPGLGAKAGVWFQKDGKGNVIGMSPKDKPLVVSKDGGDVDAITASTITSRAFLKAINQAYAAYAKKK
- a CDS encoding Fe-S cluster domain-containing protein, coding for MNFILTSVIALGAIALISSVVLYLVSKKFAVNEDPRIGTVSELLPGANCGGCGFAGCSGMACALVAGADKGSIEGLRCPVGGDEVMEKIADTLGMAASSSEPLVAVVRCNGTCDNRPRIAEYDGLHTCAAVNSTSAGETECGYGCLGCGDCVSVCQFDAIRMNPETSLPEVDEEKCTSCGACVKACPRTIIELRKKGPKDHRVYVQCVNKDKGAVAKKSCSVACIGCGKCEKVCQFDAITIENNLSYIDFNKCSVCTKCVDECPTGAIVKTNFTIEKKAEVEA
- a CDS encoding 30S ribosomal protein S16 gives rise to the protein MATKIRLQRGGRKGYAFYGIVIADVRAPRDGKFTEKIGTFNPNTNPATVDLNFERALYWVESGAQPTDTVRNILKSEGVYMMKHLRGGVKKGAFDEAAAQKKFDAWKENKLKGFEAISEKDAKAKQDALAAALEAEKKVNEAIAKKVADKKAANATAEAEATATEETTEAPAEEATEAPAEA
- the rsxC gene encoding electron transport complex subunit RsxC gives rise to the protein MKLHTFKIGGIHPEENKITAEVKTRNAALPKVAIFPLGQHIGAPAKPVVKRGDVVKVGTLIAEAGGFVSAPIYSSVSGTVAKIDTRIDATGYRKPVIIINVEGDEWEDSIDRSEKLESLAEHPELTPENISDIIKKSGITGMGGAGFPTFIKLCPPPTAKAECVIINGVECEPYITSDYRLMMEHAEEVIVGLQLLMKAAKVERGYIGIEENKPEAIKLLTQLTADDSRIEIVALAQKYPQGGEKQLVDAVINRQVPAPPAIPVNVGAIVQNVGTAYAVYQMVMKHKPLFERYTTVTGKKLKNPGNYLVRMGTTFAELIHACGGMPEGDNKVLAGGPMMGKSVMSLDVPVTKGTNSITILSGDEAHRKSVQPCIRCGKCVDVCPMGLEPYLLATLSANKLYERLEKEDVTSCMSCGSCQFTCPSHRPILDNILQGKGVVMGMIKARNVKK